In the genome of Prosthecodimorpha staleyi, one region contains:
- a CDS encoding winged helix-turn-helix transcriptional regulator: MTGYGQFCAVARAHEVLGGRWTLLVLREILCGASRFAEIRRGIPRISKTMLAERLAELVAIGAIERRDLGDGPDYRATEAGREAMPIVAALAVWGQRHLPRHAAAEDLDLDPVLVDMARRVRVAALPPAPLVVRVELAGLPRRFLLLKAGESSACLINPGFPEPVAIRGRLDALVAWWRDDVGLAEARRRGLVLEGDRALVRALPGWFDRYAFAAVGPAAATDRSGEPAP; the protein is encoded by the coding sequence ATGACGGGATATGGCCAATTCTGCGCCGTCGCACGGGCGCATGAGGTGCTGGGCGGGCGCTGGACGCTGCTGGTCCTGCGCGAAATCTTGTGCGGCGCCAGCCGTTTCGCCGAGATCCGGCGCGGCATTCCACGCATCTCCAAGACCATGCTGGCCGAGCGCCTGGCCGAACTGGTCGCGATCGGGGCGATCGAACGCCGCGATCTCGGCGACGGGCCGGACTATCGCGCCACGGAAGCCGGTCGGGAGGCGATGCCGATCGTGGCCGCCCTGGCCGTCTGGGGGCAGCGTCACCTGCCGCGCCACGCCGCCGCGGAGGATCTCGATCTCGATCCGGTGCTGGTCGATATGGCGCGCCGGGTCCGCGTTGCGGCCCTGCCGCCGGCGCCGCTGGTCGTCCGGGTCGAACTCGCCGGCCTGCCGCGGCGCTTCCTCCTGCTGAAAGCCGGAGAATCGTCGGCCTGCCTGATCAATCCCGGCTTTCCCGAGCCGGTCGCGATCCGGGGCCGGCTCGACGCCCTGGTCGCCTGGTGGCGCGACGATGTCGGCCTCGCCGAGGCCCGGCGCCGGGGGCTCGTGCTGGAGGGCGACCGCGCGCTGGTGCGCGCCTTGCCGGGCTGGTTCGATCGCTATGCCTTCGCGGCCGTCGGTCCGGCCGCCGCCACGGACCGTTCGGGAGAGCCCGCGCCATGA
- a CDS encoding DUF488 domain-containing protein produces MTLRIVRLGTPRLPDEGLRIGTVRRPPRGVRKERFAADDWYDVWYPELSPSAPLVASAQQAETSDAWAAFEKAFRREMAEAAPSHALDLLAALSHRTDLSIGCYCAEEDRCHRSILRGLLADRDAKLD; encoded by the coding sequence ATGACCCTTCGAATCGTCCGCCTCGGCACGCCGCGTCTGCCCGACGAGGGCTTGCGCATCGGCACGGTGCGCCGGCCGCCGCGCGGGGTGCGAAAGGAGCGCTTCGCCGCCGACGACTGGTACGACGTCTGGTATCCGGAGCTGTCGCCGAGTGCGCCGTTGGTCGCGTCCGCGCAGCAGGCCGAAACGTCGGACGCCTGGGCGGCGTTCGAGAAGGCCTTCCGGCGCGAGATGGCCGAGGCGGCGCCCAGCCATGCGCTCGATCTCCTCGCGGCGCTGTCGCACCGGACGGATCTCTCGATCGGTTGCTATTGCGCCGAGGAGGACCGGTGCCACCGGTCGATCCTGCGCGGCCTCCTCGCCGATCGCGACGCGAAGCTCGACTGA